A window of the Fuscovulum sp. genome harbors these coding sequences:
- a CDS encoding CpsD/CapB family tyrosine-protein kinase: MERIQSAIAKGRAARQQGTSLTVPLSQPPATQDTGVIAAWSALPAAVIDQRHFEMVRIVAHQPGNQATAYDLMRTNLMRHLREQNWTRVAVTSPGGACGKTTTCVNLAFSLARQSELRVLVLEMDLRRPAMMKTLGLEGGARMAAVLAGTEPPERGLVRFGTNLAFGVSSAPVANPAELLSSTQAAAAVDAIEERYKPDVILFDMPPLLVIDDTMAFLDQIDCALMVAASEKTTVSEIDRAGKELADHTTVLGVVLNKCRFMGDQDGYSYAGY, translated from the coding sequence ATGGAGCGTATCCAGTCTGCAATCGCCAAGGGCCGCGCCGCACGCCAGCAGGGAACGTCGCTGACGGTGCCACTGTCGCAACCGCCGGCCACACAGGACACGGGCGTGATCGCGGCATGGTCGGCGCTGCCGGCGGCCGTAATTGATCAGCGGCATTTCGAGATGGTCCGGATCGTGGCGCATCAGCCCGGCAATCAGGCCACGGCCTATGATTTGATGCGGACCAATCTGATGCGGCATCTGCGCGAACAGAACTGGACGCGGGTGGCCGTCACCTCGCCCGGGGGGGCCTGTGGCAAGACGACGACCTGCGTCAACCTGGCCTTCAGCCTGGCGCGGCAATCGGAATTGCGGGTGCTGGTGCTGGAGATGGACCTGCGCCGCCCTGCAATGATGAAGACGCTGGGGCTGGAAGGCGGGGCGCGGATGGCTGCGGTGCTGGCCGGAACCGAACCGCCCGAGCGTGGGTTGGTGCGGTTCGGAACGAACCTGGCCTTTGGGGTGAGTTCTGCGCCGGTGGCCAACCCGGCAGAGCTGCTGTCATCAACGCAGGCGGCGGCGGCGGTCGATGCGATCGAGGAACGCTACAAGCCGGATGTGATCCTGTTCGACATGCCGCCCTTGCTGGTGATCGACGACACGATGGCCTTTCTGGACCAGATCGACTGCGCGCTGATGGTGGCGGCGAGCGAGAAGACCACGGTGTCTGAGATTGACCGCGCCGGCAAGGAATTGGCGGATCACACGACGGTGCTGGGCGTTGTTCTGAACAAGTGCCGGTTCATGGGCGATCAGGATGGCTATAGCTATGCCGGGTATTGA
- a CDS encoding glycosyltransferase: MAIAMPGIDAFVPAQHDEAVHVHRAAQAVGDGARSDTLLIYVSVPLHQVDGEFFLENQACNGLRLWADNFRRLIVVIPVADGPPPAAWVPLYAEVGAAMERIEIVTVPEAYRPDRFLRALPGNVPKLRDAIQRADYLGFAIGGLFGDWGSVSAYLAHRMGLPFYVWTDRVESQVVLQSTRSGPWKRWLQARLYYWPMVWLERYLIRRAELGLFHGRETFETYAPWSRNPQVVHDIHIRKSDHISPERLNAKVDAATAGPLKICYMGRADAMKGPQDWLAVLEGLARKGIAFEASWLGEGSELEAMRARIEKGPLAGRVSLPGFVRDRGAILEALRDAHVMLFCHKTPESPRCLIEALMSGTPIVGYESAFPKDLIAENGGGRLVARNDVPALTEAMAALAGNRGDLADLVRRAARDGEQFDDETVFHHRAELIRTHLTRARGD; this comes from the coding sequence ATGGCTATAGCTATGCCGGGTATTGATGCGTTCGTCCCTGCGCAGCACGATGAAGCCGTGCACGTCCACCGGGCTGCGCAAGCTGTCGGAGATGGCGCAAGGTCGGATACGCTGCTGATCTATGTGTCGGTTCCACTGCATCAGGTTGACGGCGAGTTCTTTCTTGAAAATCAGGCCTGCAACGGCCTGCGCCTTTGGGCGGACAATTTCCGGCGGCTGATCGTCGTGATCCCGGTTGCCGATGGCCCGCCACCGGCAGCCTGGGTTCCGCTTTATGCCGAAGTGGGCGCGGCGATGGAGCGGATCGAGATCGTCACCGTTCCCGAAGCCTATCGGCCTGACCGTTTCCTGCGCGCCTTGCCGGGCAATGTGCCCAAGCTGCGCGATGCGATCCAGCGCGCGGATTATCTGGGGTTTGCCATTGGCGGGCTGTTCGGGGATTGGGGTTCGGTGAGCGCGTATCTGGCGCATCGTATGGGGCTGCCCTTTTACGTCTGGACTGACCGTGTTGAATCCCAAGTCGTGCTGCAAAGCACGCGGTCCGGGCCGTGGAAGCGCTGGTTGCAGGCGCGTCTGTATTACTGGCCGATGGTCTGGCTGGAGCGCTATCTGATCCGCCGTGCAGAGCTTGGCCTGTTTCACGGGCGCGAGACGTTTGAAACCTATGCGCCGTGGAGCCGCAATCCGCAGGTGGTGCATGACATCCATATCCGCAAGTCCGACCATATTTCGCCAGAGCGGTTGAACGCAAAGGTGGATGCGGCGACGGCGGGGCCCCTGAAGATCTGCTATATGGGCCGGGCCGATGCGATGAAGGGGCCGCAGGATTGGCTGGCCGTGCTGGAAGGTCTGGCACGCAAAGGCATCGCATTCGAGGCATCTTGGCTGGGCGAAGGCAGCGAGCTTGAGGCGATGCGCGCCCGGATCGAAAAAGGGCCGCTGGCCGGACGGGTGAGCCTGCCCGGATTTGTGCGGGATCGCGGGGCGATCCTGGAAGCGTTGCGTGACGCGCATGTCATGCTGTTCTGCCACAAGACCCCGGAATCGCCGCGCTGCCTGATCGAGGCATTGATGAGCGGCACGCCGATCGTGGGGTACGAAAGCGCCTTTCCAAAGGATCTGATCGCCGAAAACGGCGGCGGGCGTCTGGTTGCACGAAATGATGTGCCTGCCCTGACAGAAGCGATGGCAGCCCTTGCAGGCAATCGCGGAGATCTGGCCGATCTTGTCCGGCGCGCGGCACGCGACGGCGAACAGTTTGATGATGAAACGGTGTTCCACCATCGGGCCGAGCTGATCCGCACGCATCTGACGCGGGCGCGGGGCGACTGA